In Prunus dulcis chromosome 1, ALMONDv2, whole genome shotgun sequence, the following are encoded in one genomic region:
- the LOC117627288 gene encoding mechanosensitive ion channel protein 8-like isoform X2: protein MAQREGQVVVKIDSCGASCSKETTKINGEATPTTTVGGSPEKPTESFRRRSKELPLPDAPSNSGGAEVLRCSSNASFSRNSWKPPMSKTKSRLLDPPEESCLKSDRVAGSGRALGKDDDDALDDADIEDIPEEYKRIKFSALTLFQWVSLVFVIAALVCNPWIPIIKRQTLWDLPLWKWELLVLALICGRLVSGWGIRVVVFFVERNFLLRKRVLYFVYGLRKSVQNCLWLGLVLVVWHFIFDKKVEEKTQSRILPYVTKVLICFLVGTLIWLLKTILVKVLALSFHVNAFFERIQEALFNQYVIETLSGPPLFERQHTEEEEKVAAEIREFQNAGATMPRELRASLLQRARSGRVIGSGRQNSPRVGKSPRVSRPTSGSQDEEIPVDQLHKLNQKNVSAWNMRRMVNIIRHGSLTTLDEQILNSDIEDDSSLKIKTECQAKEAAKKIFLKVAKPGYICLEDLMPFMHKDEALKTIHLFGAANESDRISKSALRDWVVGAFRERRALALSLNDTKTAVDELHNILNIIVAVIIVIIWLIILGIPVTHFLLLISSQLLLVVFIFGNTCKTVFEAIIFLFVMHPFDVGDRCEVEGVQMVVEEMNILTTVFLKFDHQKIIYPNSILATKPIANYHRSPDMGDAVDFCVHISTPLEKLAIMKERIQGYIESRSDHWYTAPMLIMRDVEDLNKLKISVWPTHKMNHQDMLGRWTRRSLLIEAMIQVFRELDIEYRLLPLDVNVRNMPSLTSNKLPSIWTTCVPPVLPAN from the exons ATGGCCCAGAGGGAAGGACAAGTAGTAGTGAAGATCGACAGTTGTGGTGCTTCTTGTAGCAAAGAAACAACAAAGATCAACGGAGAAGCAACTCCAACGACAACAGTTGGTGGCTCACCAGAAAAACCCACTGAATCTTTTCGACGAAGAAGCAAAGAGTTGCCACTGCCAGACGCTCCCTCCAACTCGGGCGGAGCTGAGGTTCTGAGATGCAGTTCCAACGCTTCCTTTTCACGGAACTCGTGGAAGCCACCAATGAGCAAGACCAAGTCCAGGCTTCTTGATCCACCTGAGGAATCCTGCCTAAAATCAGATAGAGTGGCGGGTTCTGGACGAGCGCTTGGAAAAGATGACGATGATGCTTTGGATGACGCCGACATTGAAGACATTCCAGAAGAGTATAAGAGGATCAAGTTCAGCGCACTCACATTATTTCAGTGGGTGAgtcttgtttttgttataGCCGCCTTAGTTTGTAACCCTTGGATTCCAATTATAAAGAGACAAACACTGTGGGATCTTCCACTGTGGAAATGGGAATTATTGGTTTTGGCCTTAATTTGTGGACGTTTGGTTTCGGGTTGGGGAATTCGGGTGGTTGTGTTCTTTGTAGAGCGCAATTTTCTCTTGCGAAAACGGGTTCTGTATTTTGTTTATGGCTTAAGAAAGTCTGTCCAGAATTGTCTGTggttgggtttggttttggttgtGTGGCACTTCATTTTTGATAAGAAGGTTGAGGAGAAGACCCAGAGTAGGATCTTACCTTATGTAACCAaggttttgatttgttttctgGTTGGTACCTTGATATGGCTTCTGAAAACAATACTTGTTAAGGTCCTTGCCTTGTCTTTCCATGTCAATGCCTTTTTCGAACGAATTCAGGAGGCCTTATTCAATCAGTATGTCATTGAGACGCTTTCTGGTCCCCCTCTGTTTGAAAGGCAACATacagaagaagaggaaaaggtCGCCGCTGAGATTCGGGAATTTCAGAATGCTGGGGCTACTATGCCTCGTGAGCTCAGGGCAAGTCTTCTTCAAAGGGCAAGGAGTGGGAGAGTTATAGGGAGTGGACGCCAAAATAGCCCCAGAGTAGGGAAGAGTCCTAGGGTTTCTAGGCCAACGTCTGGGAGCCAAGATGAGGAGATCCCAGTTGACCAGTTGCATAAGCTAAATCAGAAGAATGTATCAGCTTGGAATATGAGGAGAATGGTGAATATCATCCGGCATGGGTCCTTAACCACTCTAGATGAACAGATACTGAACTCTGATATTGAGGACGACTCTTCTTTGAAGATTAAAACTGAATGCCAAGCAAAAGAGGCAGCCAAGAAAATATTCCTCAAAGTAGCCAAGCCAGG ATACATTTGCCTTGAGGATTTGATGCCATTTATGCATAAGGATGAAGCTTTGAAAACAATTCATCTCTTTGGTGCAGCAAATGAAAGTGATAGAATCAGCAAGTCCGCTCTTAGAGATTGGGTG GTCGGTGCATTTAGAGAAAGAAGAGCACTAGCATTGTCTCTGAACGATACAAAAACAGCTGTGGACGAACTCCACAACATTTTAAACATCATTGTAGCTGTCATCATTGTGATAATCTGGCTTATTATACTTGGGATTCCAGTCACCCACTTCCTTCTCCTCATAAGCTCCCAGCTTCTTCTGGTTGTATTTATCTTTGGGAACACGTGCAAGACAGTATTTGAAGCAATCATATTTCTATTTGTAATGCACCCATTTGATGTGGGTGATCGTTGTGAAGTGGAAGGGGTCCAG ATGGTAGTTGAAGAGATGAATATATTAACTACAGTCTTTCTGAAGTTTGATCACCAGAAGATCATATACCCCAACAGTATTCTTGCTACCAAGCCAATTGCTAATTATCATCGTAGTCCTGACATGGGAGATGCTGTTGATTTCTGCGTTCATATCTCAACTCCTTTGGAGAAGCTGGCcattatgaaagaaagaatacaGGG GTATATTGAGAGCAGGAGCGACCACTGGTACACGGCTCCCATGTTGATCATGAGGGATGTGGAGGATTTGAACAAACTGAAGATATCAGTATGGCCTACACACAAGATGAACCATCAGGACATGCTGGGGAGATGGACTAGGAGAAGTCTTTTGATTGAGGCGATGATCCAAGTGTTCAGAGAGCTCGATATTGAGTATCGCTTACTGCCTCTCGATGTCAATGTCCGAAACATGCCGAGTTTAACCTCCAACAAGCTTCCTTCAATTTGGACAACTTGTGTCCCTCCAGTGCTACcagcaaattaa
- the LOC117627288 gene encoding mechanosensitive ion channel protein 6-like isoform X3 has product MAQREGQVVVKIDSCGASCSKETTKINGEATPTTTVGGSPEKPTESFRRRSKELPLPDAPSNSGGAEVLRCSSNASFSRNSWKPPMSKTKSRLLDPPEESCLKSDRVAGSGRALGKDDDDALDDADIEDIPEEYKRIKFSALTLFQWVSLVFVIAALVCNPWIPIIKRQTLWDLPLWKWELLVLALICGRLVSGWGIRVVVFFVERNFLLRKRVLYFVYGLRKSVQNCLWLGLVLVVWHFIFDKKVEEKTQSRILPYVTKVLICFLVGTLIWLLKTILVKVLALSFHVNAFFERIQEALFNQYVIETLSGPPLFERQHTEEEEKVAAEIREFQNAGATMPRELRASLLQRARSGRVIGSGRQNSPRVGKSPRVSRPTSGSQDEEIPVDQLHKLNQKNVSAWNMRRMVNIIRHGSLTTLDEQILNSDIEDDSSLKIKTECQAKEAAKKIFLKVAKPGYSYICLEDLMPFMHKDEALKTIHLFGAANESDRISKSALRDWVMVVEEMNILTTVFLKFDHQKIIYPNSILATKPIANYHRSPDMGDAVDFCVHISTPLEKLAIMKERIQGYIESRSDHWYTAPMLIMRDVEDLNKLKISVWPTHKMNHQDMLGRWTRRSLLIEAMIQVFRELDIEYRLLPLDVNVRNMPSLTSNKLPSIWTTCVPPVLPAN; this is encoded by the exons ATGGCCCAGAGGGAAGGACAAGTAGTAGTGAAGATCGACAGTTGTGGTGCTTCTTGTAGCAAAGAAACAACAAAGATCAACGGAGAAGCAACTCCAACGACAACAGTTGGTGGCTCACCAGAAAAACCCACTGAATCTTTTCGACGAAGAAGCAAAGAGTTGCCACTGCCAGACGCTCCCTCCAACTCGGGCGGAGCTGAGGTTCTGAGATGCAGTTCCAACGCTTCCTTTTCACGGAACTCGTGGAAGCCACCAATGAGCAAGACCAAGTCCAGGCTTCTTGATCCACCTGAGGAATCCTGCCTAAAATCAGATAGAGTGGCGGGTTCTGGACGAGCGCTTGGAAAAGATGACGATGATGCTTTGGATGACGCCGACATTGAAGACATTCCAGAAGAGTATAAGAGGATCAAGTTCAGCGCACTCACATTATTTCAGTGGGTGAgtcttgtttttgttataGCCGCCTTAGTTTGTAACCCTTGGATTCCAATTATAAAGAGACAAACACTGTGGGATCTTCCACTGTGGAAATGGGAATTATTGGTTTTGGCCTTAATTTGTGGACGTTTGGTTTCGGGTTGGGGAATTCGGGTGGTTGTGTTCTTTGTAGAGCGCAATTTTCTCTTGCGAAAACGGGTTCTGTATTTTGTTTATGGCTTAAGAAAGTCTGTCCAGAATTGTCTGTggttgggtttggttttggttgtGTGGCACTTCATTTTTGATAAGAAGGTTGAGGAGAAGACCCAGAGTAGGATCTTACCTTATGTAACCAaggttttgatttgttttctgGTTGGTACCTTGATATGGCTTCTGAAAACAATACTTGTTAAGGTCCTTGCCTTGTCTTTCCATGTCAATGCCTTTTTCGAACGAATTCAGGAGGCCTTATTCAATCAGTATGTCATTGAGACGCTTTCTGGTCCCCCTCTGTTTGAAAGGCAACATacagaagaagaggaaaaggtCGCCGCTGAGATTCGGGAATTTCAGAATGCTGGGGCTACTATGCCTCGTGAGCTCAGGGCAAGTCTTCTTCAAAGGGCAAGGAGTGGGAGAGTTATAGGGAGTGGACGCCAAAATAGCCCCAGAGTAGGGAAGAGTCCTAGGGTTTCTAGGCCAACGTCTGGGAGCCAAGATGAGGAGATCCCAGTTGACCAGTTGCATAAGCTAAATCAGAAGAATGTATCAGCTTGGAATATGAGGAGAATGGTGAATATCATCCGGCATGGGTCCTTAACCACTCTAGATGAACAGATACTGAACTCTGATATTGAGGACGACTCTTCTTTGAAGATTAAAACTGAATGCCAAGCAAAAGAGGCAGCCAAGAAAATATTCCTCAAAGTAGCCAAGCCAGGGTACTC ATACATTTGCCTTGAGGATTTGATGCCATTTATGCATAAGGATGAAGCTTTGAAAACAATTCATCTCTTTGGTGCAGCAAATGAAAGTGATAGAATCAGCAAGTCCGCTCTTAGAGATTGGGTG ATGGTAGTTGAAGAGATGAATATATTAACTACAGTCTTTCTGAAGTTTGATCACCAGAAGATCATATACCCCAACAGTATTCTTGCTACCAAGCCAATTGCTAATTATCATCGTAGTCCTGACATGGGAGATGCTGTTGATTTCTGCGTTCATATCTCAACTCCTTTGGAGAAGCTGGCcattatgaaagaaagaatacaGGG GTATATTGAGAGCAGGAGCGACCACTGGTACACGGCTCCCATGTTGATCATGAGGGATGTGGAGGATTTGAACAAACTGAAGATATCAGTATGGCCTACACACAAGATGAACCATCAGGACATGCTGGGGAGATGGACTAGGAGAAGTCTTTTGATTGAGGCGATGATCCAAGTGTTCAGAGAGCTCGATATTGAGTATCGCTTACTGCCTCTCGATGTCAATGTCCGAAACATGCCGAGTTTAACCTCCAACAAGCTTCCTTCAATTTGGACAACTTGTGTCCCTCCAGTGCTACcagcaaattaa
- the LOC117627288 gene encoding mechanosensitive ion channel protein 8-like isoform X1, with amino-acid sequence MAQREGQVVVKIDSCGASCSKETTKINGEATPTTTVGGSPEKPTESFRRRSKELPLPDAPSNSGGAEVLRCSSNASFSRNSWKPPMSKTKSRLLDPPEESCLKSDRVAGSGRALGKDDDDALDDADIEDIPEEYKRIKFSALTLFQWVSLVFVIAALVCNPWIPIIKRQTLWDLPLWKWELLVLALICGRLVSGWGIRVVVFFVERNFLLRKRVLYFVYGLRKSVQNCLWLGLVLVVWHFIFDKKVEEKTQSRILPYVTKVLICFLVGTLIWLLKTILVKVLALSFHVNAFFERIQEALFNQYVIETLSGPPLFERQHTEEEEKVAAEIREFQNAGATMPRELRASLLQRARSGRVIGSGRQNSPRVGKSPRVSRPTSGSQDEEIPVDQLHKLNQKNVSAWNMRRMVNIIRHGSLTTLDEQILNSDIEDDSSLKIKTECQAKEAAKKIFLKVAKPGYSYICLEDLMPFMHKDEALKTIHLFGAANESDRISKSALRDWVVGAFRERRALALSLNDTKTAVDELHNILNIIVAVIIVIIWLIILGIPVTHFLLLISSQLLLVVFIFGNTCKTVFEAIIFLFVMHPFDVGDRCEVEGVQMVVEEMNILTTVFLKFDHQKIIYPNSILATKPIANYHRSPDMGDAVDFCVHISTPLEKLAIMKERIQGYIESRSDHWYTAPMLIMRDVEDLNKLKISVWPTHKMNHQDMLGRWTRRSLLIEAMIQVFRELDIEYRLLPLDVNVRNMPSLTSNKLPSIWTTCVPPVLPAN; translated from the exons ATGGCCCAGAGGGAAGGACAAGTAGTAGTGAAGATCGACAGTTGTGGTGCTTCTTGTAGCAAAGAAACAACAAAGATCAACGGAGAAGCAACTCCAACGACAACAGTTGGTGGCTCACCAGAAAAACCCACTGAATCTTTTCGACGAAGAAGCAAAGAGTTGCCACTGCCAGACGCTCCCTCCAACTCGGGCGGAGCTGAGGTTCTGAGATGCAGTTCCAACGCTTCCTTTTCACGGAACTCGTGGAAGCCACCAATGAGCAAGACCAAGTCCAGGCTTCTTGATCCACCTGAGGAATCCTGCCTAAAATCAGATAGAGTGGCGGGTTCTGGACGAGCGCTTGGAAAAGATGACGATGATGCTTTGGATGACGCCGACATTGAAGACATTCCAGAAGAGTATAAGAGGATCAAGTTCAGCGCACTCACATTATTTCAGTGGGTGAgtcttgtttttgttataGCCGCCTTAGTTTGTAACCCTTGGATTCCAATTATAAAGAGACAAACACTGTGGGATCTTCCACTGTGGAAATGGGAATTATTGGTTTTGGCCTTAATTTGTGGACGTTTGGTTTCGGGTTGGGGAATTCGGGTGGTTGTGTTCTTTGTAGAGCGCAATTTTCTCTTGCGAAAACGGGTTCTGTATTTTGTTTATGGCTTAAGAAAGTCTGTCCAGAATTGTCTGTggttgggtttggttttggttgtGTGGCACTTCATTTTTGATAAGAAGGTTGAGGAGAAGACCCAGAGTAGGATCTTACCTTATGTAACCAaggttttgatttgttttctgGTTGGTACCTTGATATGGCTTCTGAAAACAATACTTGTTAAGGTCCTTGCCTTGTCTTTCCATGTCAATGCCTTTTTCGAACGAATTCAGGAGGCCTTATTCAATCAGTATGTCATTGAGACGCTTTCTGGTCCCCCTCTGTTTGAAAGGCAACATacagaagaagaggaaaaggtCGCCGCTGAGATTCGGGAATTTCAGAATGCTGGGGCTACTATGCCTCGTGAGCTCAGGGCAAGTCTTCTTCAAAGGGCAAGGAGTGGGAGAGTTATAGGGAGTGGACGCCAAAATAGCCCCAGAGTAGGGAAGAGTCCTAGGGTTTCTAGGCCAACGTCTGGGAGCCAAGATGAGGAGATCCCAGTTGACCAGTTGCATAAGCTAAATCAGAAGAATGTATCAGCTTGGAATATGAGGAGAATGGTGAATATCATCCGGCATGGGTCCTTAACCACTCTAGATGAACAGATACTGAACTCTGATATTGAGGACGACTCTTCTTTGAAGATTAAAACTGAATGCCAAGCAAAAGAGGCAGCCAAGAAAATATTCCTCAAAGTAGCCAAGCCAGGGTACTC ATACATTTGCCTTGAGGATTTGATGCCATTTATGCATAAGGATGAAGCTTTGAAAACAATTCATCTCTTTGGTGCAGCAAATGAAAGTGATAGAATCAGCAAGTCCGCTCTTAGAGATTGGGTG GTCGGTGCATTTAGAGAAAGAAGAGCACTAGCATTGTCTCTGAACGATACAAAAACAGCTGTGGACGAACTCCACAACATTTTAAACATCATTGTAGCTGTCATCATTGTGATAATCTGGCTTATTATACTTGGGATTCCAGTCACCCACTTCCTTCTCCTCATAAGCTCCCAGCTTCTTCTGGTTGTATTTATCTTTGGGAACACGTGCAAGACAGTATTTGAAGCAATCATATTTCTATTTGTAATGCACCCATTTGATGTGGGTGATCGTTGTGAAGTGGAAGGGGTCCAG ATGGTAGTTGAAGAGATGAATATATTAACTACAGTCTTTCTGAAGTTTGATCACCAGAAGATCATATACCCCAACAGTATTCTTGCTACCAAGCCAATTGCTAATTATCATCGTAGTCCTGACATGGGAGATGCTGTTGATTTCTGCGTTCATATCTCAACTCCTTTGGAGAAGCTGGCcattatgaaagaaagaatacaGGG GTATATTGAGAGCAGGAGCGACCACTGGTACACGGCTCCCATGTTGATCATGAGGGATGTGGAGGATTTGAACAAACTGAAGATATCAGTATGGCCTACACACAAGATGAACCATCAGGACATGCTGGGGAGATGGACTAGGAGAAGTCTTTTGATTGAGGCGATGATCCAAGTGTTCAGAGAGCTCGATATTGAGTATCGCTTACTGCCTCTCGATGTCAATGTCCGAAACATGCCGAGTTTAACCTCCAACAAGCTTCCTTCAATTTGGACAACTTGTGTCCCTCCAGTGCTACcagcaaattaa